From a single Chloroflexota bacterium genomic region:
- a CDS encoding N-acetyltransferase, whose translation MDHDAQADVIIRPAQAEDVPAMAELINVYAAQNLMLPRSEKQLLRHLSDFVVAEREGQIVGCAGLARLSPSLAEIRSLAVAPQMQKRGIGRALVRYLLQVAREAEIDQVCALTLQPHFFQSLGFKVVDRWDISPKIWQECIYCPKFHRCDEIAVIVNLKEAIPTPEGSFRWDHFLSSAVPVAWRRNLATAMRK comes from the coding sequence ATGGACCACGACGCTCAAGCGGACGTGATCATACGGCCGGCCCAGGCGGAGGACGTGCCGGCCATGGCCGAGCTGATCAACGTCTACGCGGCACAGAACCTGATGCTGCCCCGCTCGGAAAAGCAATTGCTGCGCCACCTGTCCGATTTCGTGGTGGCGGAGAGGGAGGGGCAAATCGTTGGCTGCGCGGGCCTCGCCCGTCTGAGCCCCTCCCTGGCGGAGATACGCTCACTGGCGGTGGCTCCCCAAATGCAGAAACGCGGGATCGGCCGCGCGCTGGTGCGATACCTCCTGCAGGTCGCCCGCGAGGCCGAGATCGATCAGGTCTGCGCGCTGACGCTCCAGCCGCACTTCTTCCAAAGCCTGGGGTTCAAAGTGGTGGATCGCTGGGATATCAGCCCCAAGATCTGGCAGGAGTGCATCTACTGCCCGAAATTCCATCGCTGCGATGAGATCGCCGTGATCGTCAATCTGAAGGAGGCGATCCCCACACCGGAGGGATCCTTTCGCTGGGATCACTTCCTGAGCAGCGCGGTCCCCGTCGCCTGGCGACGCAACCTCGCCACGGCGATGAGGAAATGA
- a CDS encoding acetylornithine transaminase yields MTGQEIINLEQQYVLQTYVRPPFVILRGEGCTLYDDQGRAYLDLVSGIAVNALGYGDPELVQAIQEQAARLIHVSNLYHMEPHARLAQMLCERSFADRVFFCNSGAEANEGAIKFARKWAKTRFPDQADRKIQFVAFEGGFHGRTMGTLALTPREKYQAPFRPLMPGVQIARFNDLDSAAEAITDETCAVIVEPIQGEGGIHPATTEFLQGLRELCDQHHALLIFDEVQCGLGRAGTLWAHEPYGVTPDIMTLAKPLGGGLPIGAILMTEEVGSVMQPGDHGSTFGANPVACAAAQVVVRRISDPAFLAEVRSKGAYLVERLQEINSPHIREIRGRGLMVGIEMDISVAPIVQAGYERGLIMVNAGEKVLRLVPPLVIEREDLDRAVQGISEILTTL; encoded by the coding sequence ATGACCGGACAAGAGATCATCAACCTAGAGCAGCAGTACGTGCTTCAAACCTACGTCCGCCCGCCCTTCGTCATCCTGCGCGGCGAGGGATGCACCTTGTACGACGATCAGGGGCGCGCTTATTTGGATCTGGTCTCCGGTATCGCCGTCAACGCGCTGGGATACGGCGATCCAGAGCTGGTGCAGGCCATCCAGGAACAGGCCGCCCGGCTGATCCACGTCAGCAACCTCTACCACATGGAGCCTCACGCCCGATTGGCGCAGATGCTGTGTGAGCGGTCCTTCGCCGATCGGGTTTTCTTTTGTAACTCCGGGGCGGAGGCCAATGAGGGGGCCATCAAATTCGCCCGCAAGTGGGCCAAGACCCGATTTCCGGACCAGGCGGATCGAAAGATCCAGTTCGTGGCCTTTGAGGGCGGCTTCCACGGGCGCACCATGGGCACGCTCGCCCTGACGCCGCGAGAGAAGTATCAGGCGCCCTTCCGCCCCCTGATGCCGGGCGTGCAGATCGCCCGGTTCAACGATCTGGACTCGGCGGCCGAGGCGATCACCGACGAGACGTGCGCCGTGATCGTGGAGCCGATCCAGGGGGAGGGCGGCATCCACCCCGCCACGACCGAGTTCCTGCAGGGCCTGCGCGAGCTGTGCGATCAGCACCACGCGCTGCTGATCTTCGACGAGGTGCAGTGCGGGCTGGGGCGCGCCGGGACGCTATGGGCCCACGAGCCGTATGGGGTGACGCCGGACATCATGACGCTGGCCAAGCCGCTGGGTGGAGGCCTTCCCATCGGCGCGATCCTGATGACGGAAGAGGTGGGGAGCGTCATGCAGCCCGGCGACCACGGGTCCACCTTCGGGGCGAACCCGGTAGCCTGCGCGGCCGCGCAGGTCGTGGTGCGCCGCATTAGCGACCCGGCCTTCCTGGCCGAGGTGCGCTCCAAGGGCGCCTACCTGGTGGAGCGGCTGCAGGAGATCAACAGCCCACACATCCGGGAGATCCGGGGACGTGGGCTGATGGTGGGGATCGAGATGGACATCTCCGTCGCCCCCATCGTGCAGGCGGGCTACGAGCGCGGGCTGATCATGGTGAACGCGGGGGAGAAGGTGCTACGCCTGGTTCCGCCGCTGGTCATCGAGCGAGAGGACCTGGACCGAGCGGTCCAGGGGATCAGCGAGATCCTGACCACGCTGTAA